In one Mucilaginibacter ginsenosidivorax genomic region, the following are encoded:
- a CDS encoding L-ribulose-5-phosphate 4-epimerase encodes MSKYQHIKQAAYEANMQLPKLGLVLFTFGNVSAVDRELGVFAIKPSGVPYEDLSPEKMVIVDFDGVTVEGDLRPSSDTKTHAVLYKHWPNIGGIVHTHSTYGTAWAQSQRDIPIFGTTHADHLTADIPCAPPMSDEMIEGDYEYQTGFQIMDHFAAEGLDYNEVEMVLVGNHAPFTWGKTPHKAVYNSAVLEAVAQMAYLTEQINNQAPRLKDSLIKKHFERKHGPNSYYGQ; translated from the coding sequence ATGAGTAAGTATCAACACATAAAACAAGCTGCTTATGAAGCTAATATGCAGCTGCCCAAATTGGGGCTGGTGCTTTTCACCTTTGGCAATGTAAGCGCTGTAGATAGGGAACTGGGCGTTTTTGCTATAAAACCAAGCGGTGTACCTTACGAAGATCTGTCGCCCGAAAAAATGGTGATTGTTGATTTTGATGGGGTTACGGTAGAGGGCGATCTGCGCCCGTCGTCGGATACCAAAACGCATGCGGTGCTTTATAAACACTGGCCAAACATTGGCGGTATTGTGCATACACACTCTACTTATGGCACCGCCTGGGCGCAATCTCAGCGTGACATTCCTATCTTCGGCACCACACATGCCGATCACCTGACAGCCGATATCCCCTGTGCCCCGCCTATGAGCGATGAAATGATTGAAGGCGACTATGAATACCAAACCGGTTTCCAGATCATGGATCATTTTGCCGCCGAAGGGCTGGACTATAACGAGGTAGAAATGGTGTTAGTAGGTAACCACGCGCCATTTACATGGGGTAAAACGCCACATAAAGCCGTGTATAACAGCGCCGTTTTAGAGGCCGTAGCCCAAATGGCTTACCTTACCGAGCAAATCAACAACCAGGCGCCGCGCCTTAAAGATTCGCTCATTAAAAAGCATTTTGAACGCAAACACGGACCAAACTCTTATTACGGCCAATAA
- a CDS encoding ribulokinase, translated as MREDQFVIGVDYGSDSVRSVLINAHNGEEIASSVFNYPRWQQGLFCKPAENQFRQHPLDYIEGLETTIKDCIAKAGGAEVAKKVKGLSVDTTGSTPIAVDKTGKPLALTPGFEQNPNAMFILWKDHTSVLEAAQINEHATKFDTNYLKYVGGIYSSEWFWAKLLHIVRVDAQVREALHSWVEHCDWIPFLLTGGTDVKEIKRGRCSAGHKALWAEEFGGLPPDEFFSSLDPLLTGITDKLFKDTYTADEAAGTLSAEWAEKLGLSTDVIVGTGAFDAHMGAVGGQIEPYHLSKVMGTSTCDILVAPSVEVEGKLVAGICGQVNGSVIPGMTGLEAGQSAFGDTYAWFKNVLLWPLNNLLSQSAIIDTATAEALKAEMAELIIPELSRQADLLPLDFDNELSIDWFNGRRTPDANQELKGAITGLGLGSDAPRVFRSLAEATCFGAKSIVERFISEGIPVKGIIGIGGVAKKSPFVMQMMADVLGMPIRIHQFKHTCALGAAMFAAVVAGIYPTVEDAMQGMGRGFDVEYYPNKEKEALYLARYNKYKTLGSFIAQQIAAKATQGVKDNSVLA; from the coding sequence ATGAGAGAAGACCAATTTGTGATTGGAGTGGACTATGGGTCCGACTCTGTTCGCTCCGTGTTAATCAACGCACACAACGGCGAAGAAATAGCCTCATCAGTATTCAATTACCCACGCTGGCAGCAGGGTTTATTTTGCAAACCGGCCGAAAACCAGTTCAGGCAACATCCCCTTGACTATATAGAAGGATTAGAAACTACTATAAAAGACTGTATTGCAAAGGCAGGCGGCGCCGAAGTTGCAAAAAAGGTAAAAGGCCTATCGGTAGATACTACAGGATCGACCCCAATTGCGGTTGATAAAACTGGTAAGCCATTAGCTTTAACACCCGGTTTTGAGCAAAACCCCAATGCCATGTTCATTTTATGGAAAGACCATACTTCGGTATTGGAAGCCGCCCAGATCAATGAACATGCCACAAAATTCGATACCAATTATTTAAAATATGTTGGCGGCATCTACTCTTCCGAGTGGTTTTGGGCCAAATTGCTGCATATTGTAAGGGTTGATGCCCAGGTACGCGAAGCCCTGCACTCGTGGGTAGAACATTGCGATTGGATCCCGTTCCTGTTAACAGGCGGTACCGATGTTAAGGAAATTAAACGTGGCCGCTGCTCTGCCGGTCATAAAGCTTTATGGGCCGAGGAATTTGGCGGCTTGCCACCTGATGAATTTTTCTCGTCGCTTGATCCGTTATTGACGGGTATTACCGATAAACTATTTAAAGATACCTATACCGCAGATGAAGCCGCAGGAACACTGAGTGCAGAATGGGCCGAAAAATTAGGCTTATCTACCGATGTTATTGTAGGTACCGGTGCCTTTGATGCGCACATGGGTGCGGTAGGCGGGCAAATTGAGCCTTACCACTTAAGTAAAGTAATGGGTACATCAACCTGCGATATTTTGGTAGCGCCATCTGTTGAGGTTGAAGGCAAACTGGTAGCAGGTATTTGCGGGCAGGTAAATGGCTCGGTTATACCTGGGATGACGGGCTTAGAAGCAGGCCAATCGGCCTTTGGCGACACTTATGCCTGGTTTAAAAATGTGCTTTTATGGCCTTTAAATAACCTGTTATCGCAGTCAGCCATTATAGATACAGCAACCGCCGAGGCTTTAAAAGCCGAAATGGCCGAGCTGATCATCCCCGAATTAAGCCGCCAGGCCGATTTGCTGCCTTTGGATTTTGATAACGAGTTATCTATCGATTGGTTTAATGGCCGCCGTACACCTGATGCCAACCAGGAGTTAAAAGGCGCAATAACCGGTTTAGGTTTAGGCAGCGATGCGCCACGCGTATTCCGTTCACTGGCCGAAGCTACCTGTTTTGGGGCTAAAAGCATTGTAGAGCGTTTTATCAGCGAGGGTATCCCGGTTAAAGGTATTATAGGTATTGGCGGCGTGGCCAAAAAATCGCCGTTTGTAATGCAGATGATGGCCGATGTATTGGGTATGCCTATCCGCATTCACCAATTTAAACATACCTGCGCTCTTGGCGCGGCCATGTTTGCGGCTGTTGTTGCAGGCATTTACCCAACGGTTGAGGATGCCATGCAGGGCATGGGCCGCGGCTTTGATGTGGAGTATTATCCTAATAAAGAAAAAGAAGCCTTATACCTGGCCCGTTACAATAAATACAAAACCTTAGGCAGTTTTATCGCTCAGCAAATAGCTGCAAAAGCAACCCAGGGTGTTAAAGATAATTCTGTTTTGGCATGA